One genomic segment of Labilibaculum sp. DW002 includes these proteins:
- a CDS encoding class I SAM-dependent methyltransferase, whose amino-acid sequence MKEHWDQRYAESKYIYGTAANLFFEEQLARFKPASILLPGDGEGRNAAHAARQGWKVDAFDYSDQAVENAQEFLKSQNVEVDFYLSSILDHETVQEKYDAIGFFYLHLHSKDRPLAHQFLSDSLKSGGVLILEVFSKLQLGRGTGGPRNEDMLYSLAEIRNDFREFDSLMLEELEAELSEGELHKGKAMLIRFVGVKK is encoded by the coding sequence ATGAAGGAACATTGGGATCAGCGTTATGCTGAATCGAAATATATTTATGGAACAGCAGCTAATTTGTTTTTCGAGGAACAGTTAGCAAGATTCAAGCCTGCTTCAATATTATTACCTGGAGATGGTGAGGGGCGAAACGCGGCTCATGCTGCTCGTCAAGGCTGGAAGGTTGATGCTTTTGATTACAGTGATCAAGCTGTTGAAAATGCTCAAGAGTTTTTAAAATCTCAAAATGTTGAGGTGGATTTCTATCTTTCGAGTATTTTAGATCATGAGACTGTTCAAGAAAAGTACGATGCAATTGGTTTTTTCTACTTGCATCTGCATTCAAAAGATAGGCCACTTGCACATCAGTTCCTTTCAGATTCTTTAAAGTCAGGCGGTGTTCTTATTCTCGAGGTGTTTTCTAAGCTTCAACTTGGAAGAGGTACAGGCGGACCAAGAAATGAAGATATGCTGTATAGTTTAGCAGAGATTAGAAATGATTTTAGAGAATTCGATTCTTTGATGTTGGAAGAACTTGAGGCTGAATTATCTG
- a CDS encoding carboxypeptidase-like regulatory domain-containing protein: MARELIVLLNINKTEQIHIPMQKYFILLLSTIFLSLSALAQEDQETPKIIRIVGKLTNDKTNEPIPFANVGVIGSYIGAASNLDGIFELKIPGKLIDQTIQASAVGFSTFSKSVRLCMGGDTLKIDLTPQNYSIAEVEVMAESLVLKKRIKTAIERIPDNYLQTPFNYDVYYRSEKFKNEKLNRLREAAIRIYDDKGYQRADAYQVFKERGYKFLQVRKNFETASLADGSTYLDELLEMDIVRGRGNILNGNHLDFYDLKLEQITAYENDSIWVIGYKSKRPILSNTGDYYATEYSGKLYIKIKDFAVVKNETHVVASNYSTQGRSFYVNEERQKWKPIKVEYDFSVTYKKHSGRYYLSYVNYKRHHKTKDKTTHDISTMDVNTEMLITKINTAKPEIIEKRAYYENMPYDKKFWESYNIIFDGE, translated from the coding sequence ATGGCAAGAGAATTGATAGTACTTCTAAATATCAATAAGACTGAACAAATACACATACCTATGCAAAAATACTTTATCCTATTACTTTCAACAATATTTCTTTCTCTATCCGCTTTAGCGCAAGAAGATCAAGAAACACCTAAAATAATTCGAATTGTTGGAAAATTAACCAATGACAAAACGAACGAGCCAATTCCTTTCGCGAATGTTGGCGTAATCGGATCCTATATTGGAGCAGCTTCTAATTTAGATGGAATTTTTGAGCTTAAAATACCGGGGAAACTTATAGATCAAACCATACAAGCGTCAGCCGTTGGGTTTTCGACCTTTTCAAAAAGCGTTAGATTGTGCATGGGTGGAGACACCTTAAAAATAGATCTGACCCCTCAAAATTATAGCATTGCAGAGGTTGAAGTGATGGCTGAATCCTTAGTCTTGAAAAAAAGAATTAAAACTGCTATTGAAAGAATTCCAGACAATTATCTTCAAACGCCATTCAATTATGATGTTTATTATCGTTCAGAAAAATTTAAAAACGAGAAGCTAAATCGACTTAGAGAAGCTGCAATTCGCATTTATGATGACAAAGGCTATCAAAGAGCCGATGCATATCAGGTATTTAAAGAAAGAGGATACAAATTTTTGCAAGTTCGAAAAAACTTTGAAACAGCATCTCTGGCCGACGGATCAACTTATTTGGATGAATTACTAGAGATGGACATTGTTCGTGGCCGTGGAAACATTTTAAATGGCAATCATCTTGATTTCTATGATTTAAAACTTGAGCAAATTACAGCCTATGAAAATGACTCTATTTGGGTAATTGGATACAAAAGCAAAAGACCAATATTAAGTAATACCGGAGATTATTACGCAACTGAATATTCGGGTAAACTGTATATTAAAATTAAAGATTTTGCAGTTGTAAAAAATGAAACTCATGTTGTTGCCAGCAATTATTCAACTCAAGGAAGAAGTTTCTACGTAAACGAGGAAAGACAAAAATGGAAGCCGATTAAAGTAGAATATGATTTTAGTGTTACCTACAAAAAGCATTCGGGCAGATATTATTTAAGCTATGTGAATTATAAGCGTCACCACAAAACAAAAGACAAAACGACGCATGACATTTCCACAATGGATGTCAACACCGAAATGTTAATCACAAAAATCAATACAGCTAAACCTGAAATTATTGAAAAAAGAGCCTATTATGAAAATATGCCTTACGATAAAAAATTCTGGGAAAGTTATAATATCATTTTCGATGGAGAATAA
- a CDS encoding GNAT family N-acetyltransferase translates to MITKTDEICIQLRKWKTGDEKDLVKHASDLDVVRFLKNSFPYPYTHSDARRWIYFANNLVKGCFRAIEVNGEVVGCVGIEMQEDVFCKSAELGYWIGREYWNKGIMTSVVKEMVEYAFSEMGIIRLYANVFDGNIGSVKVLEKAGFVHEARLKKAVYKNDEFLDQLIFAIIK, encoded by the coding sequence ATGATAACAAAAACGGATGAAATTTGCATTCAACTAAGAAAATGGAAAACAGGTGACGAAAAGGATTTGGTAAAACATGCTAGTGATCTTGATGTGGTTCGGTTTTTAAAGAATAGTTTTCCCTATCCATACACGCATAGCGATGCAAGAAGATGGATTTATTTTGCAAACAACCTAGTTAAGGGTTGCTTTCGGGCAATTGAGGTAAATGGTGAAGTTGTAGGTTGTGTTGGCATTGAAATGCAAGAAGACGTATTTTGCAAGTCGGCAGAGTTGGGGTATTGGATTGGGCGCGAATACTGGAACAAGGGAATTATGACTTCTGTTGTAAAAGAGATGGTAGAATATGCTTTCTCCGAAATGGGTATTATACGTTTATATGCTAATGTTTTTGATGGTAATATTGGATCAGTAAAAGTGCTCGAAAAAGCGGGATTTGTTCATGAGGCAAGGCTAAAGAAGGCGGTTTATAAAAATGATGAATTTCTTGATCAGTTAATATTTGCGATCATTAAATAA
- a CDS encoding DUF5606 domain-containing protein: protein MLKGILAISGQPGLFKLVSNSKSGFIVESLIDKKRMPAHATSKISALEDIAIFTEEGDLQLQEVFKSIKEKEEGGQAINHKSSGNELKAYMREVLPNYDEDRVYVSDMKKIFQWYNILQENDMLIEVETEEETKEEE, encoded by the coding sequence ATGTTGAAAGGAATATTAGCTATATCAGGACAGCCTGGATTGTTCAAACTAGTTTCAAACTCGAAAAGTGGTTTTATCGTAGAATCTTTAATCGATAAGAAACGTATGCCTGCACATGCGACTTCAAAAATTTCGGCTTTAGAAGATATCGCTATTTTTACTGAGGAAGGTGATCTTCAATTACAAGAGGTTTTCAAGAGTATCAAAGAAAAAGAAGAGGGTGGACAAGCAATTAATCACAAATCTTCAGGAAATGAGTTGAAAGCTTATATGAGAGAAGTTTTACCAAACTATGATGAAGATCGAGTTTATGTTTCAGACATGAAAAAAATCTTCCAATGGTATAATATTCTTCAGGAGAACGATATGTTGATTGAAGTTGAAACTGAGGAAGAAACAAAAGAAGAAGAATAA
- a CDS encoding TerB family tellurite resistance protein yields MGKYGKWIAGGLGWAFLGPVGGILGLLLGSALDSVEIEKGNSRGATRQGDFVMSLLILVAAVMKADGKILKVELDYVKSYLVKSFGLGRASEAITMLRDILKQNIAVEQVCQQIGHNLDYSSRLQLLHFLFGIAQADGQVSDSELITIDKISYYLGIQTGDYNSIKSMFIQSTESSYKILGLTREASNDEVKKAYRKMAVKYHPDKVSYLGEDVQKAAKEKFQKVSEAYEKIKKERAFA; encoded by the coding sequence ATGGGAAAATACGGAAAATGGATTGCTGGTGGACTTGGTTGGGCTTTTTTGGGTCCAGTGGGTGGAATTTTAGGATTGTTGTTGGGATCAGCATTGGATAGCGTAGAAATTGAGAAGGGTAACTCTAGAGGAGCAACCAGGCAAGGTGACTTTGTAATGAGTTTATTGATTCTTGTAGCTGCTGTTATGAAGGCAGATGGCAAAATTCTAAAAGTTGAACTAGATTACGTAAAGTCGTACTTGGTAAAAAGTTTTGGTTTAGGGCGCGCTAGTGAAGCAATAACCATGCTTCGTGATATTTTAAAGCAAAATATTGCAGTAGAGCAAGTGTGTCAACAAATAGGGCATAACCTCGACTATTCTTCTCGTTTGCAGTTGTTGCACTTTCTTTTTGGAATAGCTCAGGCAGATGGACAGGTTTCGGATTCAGAGTTGATTACCATTGATAAGATTTCTTACTATTTAGGAATTCAGACAGGAGATTATAACTCAATCAAGTCGATGTTCATACAGTCTACAGAATCTAGTTATAAAATTCTGGGACTAACACGAGAAGCATCGAATGATGAAGTGAAAAAAGCTTATCGTAAAATGGCTGTTAAATATCATCCTGATAAAGTGAGTTATTTGGGTGAAGATGTGCAAAAGGCTGCAAAAGAAAAATTTCAAAAAGTAAGTGAGGCTTACGAAAAAATAAAAAAAGAAAGAGCATTTGCATAA
- the coaE gene encoding dephospho-CoA kinase (Dephospho-CoA kinase (CoaE) performs the final step in coenzyme A biosynthesis.), whose product MLKVGLTGGIGSGKSIVAKAFEMLGVPVYVSDIEAKRLMNTSSDVRKKLTARFGEDVYSLKGDLNRKRLADIVFNDSKALSDINSIVHPAVREDFKVWSDKHAHLSYVIQESAILFDTGLYRNFDKIITVSAEEEIRIQRVMKRDSSSRELVQKRIANQLPDVERIQKSDFVIYNNNELILPQIVLIDKEIRSIG is encoded by the coding sequence ATGTTGAAAGTTGGATTGACTGGAGGAATTGGCTCAGGGAAATCAATTGTCGCTAAGGCTTTTGAAATGCTTGGTGTTCCTGTTTATGTGTCGGATATTGAAGCAAAAAGATTGATGAATACGAGTAGCGATGTTCGAAAGAAGTTAACTGCTCGATTTGGAGAAGATGTGTATAGCCTAAAAGGTGATTTAAATCGAAAACGCTTAGCGGATATTGTATTTAACGACTCAAAGGCTTTAAGTGATATCAATTCAATTGTTCATCCAGCAGTTAGGGAAGATTTTAAAGTGTGGAGTGATAAGCATGCTCATCTTAGCTATGTTATACAAGAGTCGGCAATACTTTTCGATACTGGCTTGTATCGCAATTTCGATAAAATTATTACGGTGAGTGCAGAAGAGGAAATTCGAATTCAACGAGTGATGAAACGAGATTCTTCGAGTAGGGAATTGGTTCAGAAAAGAATCGCAAATCAATTACCTGATGTAGAGAGAATTCAAAAATCTGACTTTGTCATTTATAATAATAATGAATTGATTCTTCCTCAAATTGTTTTAATCGATAAAGAAATTAGATCTATTGGCTAA
- a CDS encoding YbbR-like domain-containing protein, whose translation MDIFDFKKIKAFFDPEKITSNKKLLVYVFFVGIATIFWFLNALSKEYTTNVNYPVRYVNLPKSKVLTNELPSRLTLKVTAFGFDLLRYKLSTAFLSNPFDVNKYTNNRLENESIKKYHLLTSQITNRFEKELSSSIRLQSISPDTIVFELSPILEKKVPIQLNISNAFEQQYMLGGEISLSQDSVVVKGPSSILDTIFKVETELLVLSDLDKTVKKNVDLKEKKGIEFLQKKIEVTVPVEQFTEAKKTVLIRANNLPDSLVIRLFPRDVKVSYFVGLKRYDNVSADHFDFVVDYKQTLSTESNRLAISLIGKPTFVSNVRFYPQDVTYLIEKKKSIK comes from the coding sequence TTAAAAAGATAAAAGCGTTTTTCGATCCAGAAAAAATCACATCAAATAAGAAATTACTTGTATATGTGTTTTTTGTGGGAATTGCTACCATATTTTGGTTTCTAAATGCTCTTAGCAAAGAATACACAACCAATGTGAATTACCCGGTAAGGTATGTTAATCTGCCAAAGAGTAAAGTTTTAACGAATGAATTGCCAAGTCGTTTAACCCTAAAGGTTACCGCTTTTGGCTTTGATCTGTTAAGATACAAATTGAGTACCGCCTTTCTCTCTAATCCTTTTGATGTAAATAAGTATACGAATAATCGTTTAGAGAATGAATCGATTAAAAAGTATCATTTACTAACTTCTCAAATCACAAATCGATTTGAGAAAGAATTGTCTTCAAGTATCCGATTGCAATCAATATCTCCAGACACTATTGTTTTTGAACTTTCACCAATTTTGGAGAAAAAAGTTCCTATTCAATTAAATATTTCGAATGCTTTTGAACAGCAATACATGTTAGGAGGGGAAATTTCTCTTAGTCAAGATAGCGTTGTTGTGAAGGGACCTAGTTCGATACTAGATACTATTTTTAAGGTAGAGACTGAACTATTGGTTTTATCAGATTTGGATAAAACAGTAAAAAAGAATGTTGATCTAAAGGAGAAGAAAGGCATTGAGTTTTTACAAAAGAAAATTGAGGTTACTGTTCCTGTGGAGCAATTTACCGAAGCAAAAAAAACAGTTCTAATAAGAGCAAATAACTTACCCGATTCTTTAGTAATAAGACTTTTCCCAAGAGATGTAAAAGTGTCTTATTTTGTTGGATTAAAAAGATACGATAATGTTTCTGCAGACCATTTTGATTTTGTGGTTGACTACAAGCAGACGTTATCTACAGAGAGCAATCGATTAGCTATTAGTTTAATTGGAAAGCCTACATTCGTGTCTAATGTGCGATTTTATCCACAAGATGTTACTTATCTTATTGAAAAAAAGAAATCAATTAAGTAA